In the genome of Polaribacter sp. MED152, one region contains:
- a CDS encoding 16S rRNA (uracil(1498)-N(3))-methyltransferase → MQLFYNAELIKETTQIIFDKIESRHIVKVLRKKEGDILKITNGKSYLFDAEITFASDKKCIVQIKSATEKLKPWPYYLHIAIAPTKNNDRTEWFLEKATEIGIDEITPIICSNSERRVVKLERFEKIIQSAMKQSLKFTLPKLNKAIKFNEFIQQDIPGLKCIAHCEDQEKNSLKLVAKNTDKITILIGPEGDFSVDEIKKALNANFTPISLGESRLRTETAALVAVNTISLVQE, encoded by the coding sequence ATGCAACTATTTTACAATGCTGAACTGATCAAAGAAACTACTCAAATTATTTTTGATAAAATAGAAAGTAGGCATATTGTAAAAGTGCTTAGAAAAAAAGAGGGTGACATCTTAAAAATAACCAATGGTAAGAGTTATCTATTTGATGCCGAAATTACATTTGCAAGTGATAAAAAATGTATTGTACAAATTAAGTCTGCAACCGAAAAATTAAAACCTTGGCCTTACTATTTGCACATTGCAATTGCACCTACTAAAAACAATGATAGAACAGAATGGTTTTTAGAAAAAGCTACAGAAATAGGTATAGATGAAATTACACCAATTATTTGCAGTAATTCAGAAAGACGAGTTGTAAAATTAGAACGATTTGAAAAGATTATTCAATCTGCCATGAAACAGTCACTAAAATTTACACTTCCCAAGTTAAACAAAGCTATAAAGTTCAATGAATTTATTCAGCAAGACATACCAGGCTTAAAATGCATTGCGCATTGTGAAGATCAAGAAAAAAACTCTTTAAAATTAGTTGCAAAAAATACCGATAAAATTACCATACTTATTGGTCCTGAAGGAGACTTCTCTGTTGATGAAATTAAAAAAGCATTAAATGCAAACTTTACACCAATTTCTTTAGGTGAAAGTAGATTAAGAACAGAAACTGCTGCATTAGTCGCTGTAAATACAATTTCTTTAGTACAAGAGTAA
- a CDS encoding DUF4834 family protein: protein MGLLKTIFFILLFYYAFKVIAKFLAPFLLSKVADTMQKKAEQQFGGQQPKSNIREGETIIDKAPRNQSQSKNSVGEYVDFEEIE, encoded by the coding sequence ATGGGTTTATTAAAAACTATCTTTTTTATATTATTATTTTACTATGCTTTTAAGGTAATCGCCAAATTTTTAGCGCCTTTTTTATTGAGTAAAGTTGCAGATACTATGCAGAAAAAGGCCGAGCAACAATTTGGGGGGCAGCAACCTAAAAGTAATATTAGAGAAGGTGAAACGATTATAGATAAAGCACCTAGAAACCAATCACAAAGTAAAAATTCAGTTGGAGAGTATGTAGATTTTGAAGAGATTGAATAG
- a CDS encoding lysophospholipid acyltransferase family protein, translated as MILKKIWYNSVKLFLRISLNFYAKEIKIIGRKNIPKKGAILFAINHPNALMDPLFVTTFNPRENHFLVRADVFKKPLIKKALASLNLMPIYRIRDGRKQLSNNEEIFNKCFNILAKEQTLIIFPQGGHSRDRNIKPLSKGFTRIVFGALEQNKNLEISVIPTGITYQNSSTYPSKVCVQFGKPINSRNIYDNNEKAKAINILKEQVSHQLKKLTVHIPDDEKYKETLQKLNAANVDFTDVESVNKMIQKQVFPEPINKKQNYLKPLFYLILANSIIPYFIWKKFSKNIGEIEFVDTLKYGINVVTFPLFYILQAFIISYFTPSKYAIIYLFASVLLVYSYTKLAPVNAEK; from the coding sequence ATGATTTTAAAAAAAATATGGTATAATTCAGTAAAACTATTCTTAAGAATAAGTTTGAACTTCTATGCTAAAGAAATTAAAATTATTGGCAGAAAAAACATTCCTAAAAAAGGAGCCATTTTATTCGCAATAAATCATCCTAATGCATTGATGGACCCTTTGTTTGTTACTACATTTAATCCAAGAGAAAATCATTTTCTAGTTAGAGCAGATGTCTTTAAAAAACCATTAATAAAAAAAGCATTGGCTTCTTTAAATCTGATGCCAATTTATAGAATTAGAGATGGTAGAAAACAACTTTCTAATAACGAAGAAATATTCAATAAATGTTTTAATATTCTAGCCAAAGAACAAACCTTAATAATTTTTCCACAAGGAGGTCATTCAAGAGATAGAAATATTAAACCATTAAGTAAAGGTTTTACCAGAATTGTATTTGGTGCCTTAGAACAGAATAAAAATCTCGAAATTAGTGTTATTCCAACTGGAATTACCTATCAAAATTCATCTACTTATCCAAGTAAGGTTTGTGTTCAATTTGGTAAACCAATAAATTCTAGAAATATTTATGATAACAATGAAAAAGCGAAAGCCATAAATATTTTAAAAGAACAAGTGAGTCATCAATTAAAAAAATTGACGGTTCATATACCTGATGATGAAAAATATAAAGAAACATTGCAAAAATTAAATGCGGCTAATGTAGATTTTACAGATGTTGAAAGTGTTAATAAAATGATTCAAAAGCAAGTTTTTCCTGAACCTATCAACAAAAAACAAAACTATCTAAAACCATTATTTTATTTAATTCTTGCAAATAGTATCATCCCTTATTTTATTTGGAAAAAATTCTCAAAAAATATTGGCGAAATTGAATTTGTAGACACTCTAAAATATGGTATAAATGTGGTCACTTTTCCATTATTTTATATCCTTCAAGCATTTATTATATCTTATTTTACACCATCAAAATATGCTATAATTTATTTATTTGCATCAGTTCTGTTAGTTTATAGCTATACGAAATTAGCGCCTGTTAATGCAGAAAAATAG
- a CDS encoding DUF4159 domain-containing protein, producing MKQRLFLLATILTFSIYAQDVAILKYNGGGDWYANPTAIPNLVAFTNQNIKTNISKNPQTVAVNSNDIYNFPILFLTGHGNVYFSDEETSNLRNYLISGGFLHISDNYGLDKFIRRELKKVFPSLEFKEIPSNHPIYNQTFKFPNGIPKIHEHDKKSAQGFGLFYEGRLIVFYDYETDLSDGWEDEIIHNNPKKVREKALKMGSNIIEYAFTN from the coding sequence ATGAAGCAACGCTTATTTTTACTTGCAACCATCTTAACATTTAGCATTTACGCTCAAGATGTTGCTATTTTAAAATATAATGGTGGTGGAGATTGGTATGCTAATCCAACAGCTATACCCAATTTAGTAGCTTTTACCAACCAAAATATAAAAACGAACATTTCTAAGAATCCACAAACAGTGGCAGTAAACAGCAATGATATTTACAATTTTCCTATTCTGTTTCTAACAGGACATGGAAATGTATATTTTTCAGATGAAGAAACTTCTAACCTTAGAAACTACCTAATTTCTGGAGGCTTTTTACATATTTCAGACAATTATGGTTTAGATAAATTTATTAGAAGAGAATTGAAAAAGGTATTTCCGTCTTTAGAATTTAAAGAAATTCCAAGCAATCATCCTATTTATAATCAGACCTTTAAATTTCCAAACGGAATTCCAAAAATTCATGAGCATGATAAAAAATCTGCGCAAGGTTTTGGACTGTTTTACGAAGGTAGACTTATCGTTTTTTATGATTATGAAACCGATTTAAGTGATGGTTGGGAAGATGAAATAATTCATAATAATCCTAAAAAGGTAAGGGAAAAAGCTTTAAAAATGGGATCTAACATTATAGAATATGCTTTTACAAACTAG
- a CDS encoding transporter yields MMRNQKSKFLIFLFLVSFSSIYGQYTNVINSNKPGFSESPYSVGKGVYQFETNLFFRNTSIEPTFSTPSSFGIDLLFRTSFLSEKLELNTQISYQRDEIAFKNIFTSSYYTNGLGRFTIGAKYLLFQQEYEDKTKEVRSWKRRNAFDKKRLIPSVAIYAGLNTDMVNDIYKTGSMSPKAGILLQNNLSSDFNIITNVFYDKIGTDFAEFSYILTGTINISDRWSTFFENQTIFQKEQTNSNLGTGLAFLYSRNLQINASGRFLFEGKSQGFFAGLGVSYRIDKHKDSFKELDENGKEIKDSPISEYNKRKNGFFNRLFSIFTKDKSKKKTRKRVKRKRN; encoded by the coding sequence ATGATGAGAAATCAAAAATCGAAATTCTTAATTTTCTTATTTCTTGTTAGCTTTTCATCAATTTATGGCCAATATACAAATGTTATAAACTCTAATAAACCAGGTTTTTCAGAAAGCCCTTATAGTGTTGGAAAAGGAGTTTATCAATTTGAAACAAACCTATTTTTCAGAAATACTTCTATAGAACCAACTTTTTCTACTCCAAGCTCATTTGGAATCGATTTATTATTTAGAACAAGTTTTTTGTCTGAAAAACTAGAGTTAAATACTCAGATTAGTTATCAAAGAGATGAAATTGCATTCAAAAATATTTTCACCTCTTCTTATTATACAAATGGCTTAGGTAGATTTACAATTGGAGCTAAATACCTACTTTTTCAGCAAGAATATGAAGACAAAACAAAAGAGGTAAGAAGTTGGAAAAGAAGAAATGCCTTCGATAAAAAAAGGTTAATACCTTCTGTAGCCATTTATGCTGGACTAAATACAGACATGGTTAATGATATTTACAAAACTGGAAGCATGTCTCCTAAAGCAGGTATCTTACTTCAAAATAATTTGAGCTCTGATTTTAATATTATAACCAATGTGTTTTATGACAAAATTGGAACTGATTTTGCTGAGTTTTCTTACATCTTAACTGGTACCATTAATATTAGCGACAGATGGTCTACATTTTTTGAAAATCAAACCATATTTCAAAAAGAACAAACAAACTCAAATTTAGGTACTGGATTAGCCTTTTTGTACAGTAGAAATTTACAAATAAATGCATCAGGAAGATTTTTGTTTGAAGGTAAATCTCAAGGCTTTTTTGCAGGACTTGGAGTGTCTTATAGAATAGACAAGCATAAAGATAGTTTTAAGGAGTTAGATGAAAATGGTAAGGAAATAAAAGACTCACCAATTTCTGAGTATAACAAAAGAAAGAATGGCTTTTTTAATAGGCTTTTTAGTATTTTTACCAAAGATAAAAGCAAGAAAAAAACTAGGAAAAGAGTAAAAAGAAAGAGAAACTAA
- a CDS encoding methyltransferase — MYSKLPTKRYQHTLEFLQKVLPAPATILDLGIRNPFSEIMEQNGYTVINTNGEDLDLLPEIVKEHKVDAVTAFEIFEHLLAPFNVLRAIEATTLIATIPLDLWFAKAYRSKTDMWDRHYHEFEDWQFDWLLEKSGWSIQEKEKWTSPISKIGFRPILRKFTPRYYAVHAIRN; from the coding sequence ATGTACAGTAAATTACCAACTAAAAGATATCAGCATACACTAGAATTTCTTCAAAAAGTTTTACCAGCACCAGCTACAATTTTAGATTTAGGAATACGAAATCCTTTTTCTGAAATTATGGAACAAAATGGTTATACTGTGATAAATACTAATGGTGAAGATCTAGATTTATTACCAGAAATTGTAAAAGAGCATAAGGTAGATGCTGTAACTGCTTTTGAAATTTTTGAGCATTTATTGGCTCCTTTTAATGTATTGAGAGCTATAGAAGCTACTACTTTAATAGCAACAATACCATTAGATTTATGGTTTGCCAAAGCATATAGAAGTAAAACGGATATGTGGGATAGGCATTATCACGAATTTGAAGATTGGCAATTTGATTGGTTGTTAGAAAAATCAGGGTGGTCGATTCAAGAAAAAGAAAAATGGACAAGTCCAATAAGTAAAATAGGATTTAGGCCAATTTTAAGGAAATTTACTCCAAGATAT
- a CDS encoding bile acid:sodium symporter family protein produces the protein MLLQTSANINIDDIKINFDSSGLWVLNIAIAIIMFGVALAITVDDFKRLLKNPKIVFVGVLSQFILLPLFTFLGILLIKPHPSFALGMMMIAACPGGNVSNFFSKMAKGNAALSVSLTAFATLICIFMTPFNLQFWGSLYEPTNEILKTVELNWVDLLKLVSLILGIPLLCGMLIKHYHSEMAGKIEKVLKPLSMLVFIALIFIAFSQNLDVFVNHIHHVLLLVVLHNIFAFILGYITAKAFGLNKQDCKTISMETGIQNGGLGLLLIFGFFDGLGGMALLAAFWGIWDVFSGMILATYWGRDKKVSLKKS, from the coding sequence ATGCTTTTACAAACTAGTGCCAATATTAATATTGATGATATTAAAATTAACTTCGATTCTAGTGGGTTATGGGTTTTAAATATTGCTATTGCCATTATAATGTTTGGTGTTGCACTAGCAATTACTGTAGATGATTTTAAGAGATTACTAAAAAATCCAAAAATAGTTTTTGTTGGAGTCTTATCTCAATTCATACTCTTACCTCTGTTTACTTTTCTAGGTATTTTATTAATAAAGCCTCATCCTAGTTTTGCATTAGGAATGATGATGATTGCAGCTTGCCCAGGAGGAAATGTATCTAACTTTTTTAGCAAAATGGCGAAAGGAAATGCAGCGCTTTCTGTTAGTTTAACAGCATTTGCAACTTTAATTTGCATTTTTATGACACCCTTTAATTTACAATTTTGGGGTAGTTTGTATGAACCAACCAACGAAATATTAAAAACGGTAGAACTAAACTGGGTTGATTTATTAAAATTAGTCTCATTGATTTTAGGAATTCCCTTGCTGTGTGGAATGCTCATAAAACATTACCATTCTGAAATGGCAGGTAAAATAGAGAAAGTTTTAAAACCATTATCTATGCTAGTATTTATCGCTTTAATTTTTATTGCCTTTTCACAAAATTTAGATGTCTTTGTAAATCACATTCATCATGTTTTATTATTGGTGGTATTGCATAATATTTTTGCCTTTATTTTGGGTTATATTACAGCCAAAGCTTTCGGGTTAAACAAACAAGATTGTAAAACAATTTCAATGGAAACAGGAATTCAAAATGGTGGTCTTGGCTTGTTATTGATCTTTGGCTTTTTTGATGGTTTAGGAGGCATGGCTTTGCTGGCTGCTTTTTGGGGTATTTGGGATGTTTTCTCAGGAATGATTCTAGCTACCTATTGGGGTAGAGATAAAAAAGTATCTCTAAAAAAATCTTAA
- a CDS encoding GNAT family N-acetyltransferase codes for MISIKEVTTKSEMKQFVLFPFSIYKDNDYWVPPIIKDEIANFDANKNPVFKNADARFFLAYKNNKIVGRVIAIINWYEVNKQKIKKMRFGWFDVIDDIEVTKVLLEKVNEIGKQNNLDYIEGPVGFNNLDKTGVLIDGFNHIGTMITWYNHPYYKVHLEQLGFVKEKEYLENKFKFENVDGTYYKRISNIIQRRFKLKALDFTKTKDILPYVDEMFEVFDATYSKLSTFVPISDAQIAYFKKKYISFINPEYIKFVVNENEKLIAFAIVMPSFSEALQKMNGKLFPFGFLRLLNARKHSKDVTFYLIGVHPDYQNKGVTAVIFDQYATTFKEKGIVNCIRTPELEDNEAIKKIWENFNPITHKRRRTYRKNIV; via the coding sequence ATGATTAGCATAAAAGAAGTGACCACAAAAAGTGAAATGAAACAATTTGTTTTATTTCCTTTTTCTATTTATAAGGATAATGATTATTGGGTACCACCAATAATAAAAGATGAAATTGCCAATTTTGATGCTAATAAAAATCCTGTTTTTAAAAATGCAGATGCTCGCTTTTTTCTAGCCTATAAAAACAATAAAATTGTTGGTAGAGTAATTGCGATCATCAATTGGTATGAAGTTAATAAACAGAAAATAAAAAAAATGCGTTTTGGTTGGTTTGATGTTATAGATGACATTGAAGTAACAAAAGTACTTTTAGAGAAAGTAAACGAAATAGGGAAGCAAAATAATTTAGATTATATAGAAGGTCCTGTAGGTTTTAATAATTTAGATAAAACAGGGGTTTTAATTGATGGTTTTAATCATATTGGCACTATGATTACTTGGTACAATCACCCTTATTACAAAGTACATTTAGAACAATTAGGTTTTGTAAAAGAAAAAGAATATTTAGAAAATAAGTTCAAATTTGAAAATGTAGATGGTACTTACTACAAACGCATTAGTAACATTATACAAAGAAGATTTAAGCTAAAAGCTTTAGATTTTACAAAAACCAAAGATATTTTACCTTATGTTGATGAAATGTTCGAAGTTTTTGATGCAACCTATTCTAAGCTATCTACTTTTGTACCCATTTCTGATGCTCAAATAGCCTATTTTAAAAAGAAATACATCTCATTTATAAATCCTGAATATATAAAGTTTGTGGTTAATGAAAATGAGAAATTAATTGCTTTTGCTATTGTAATGCCTTCTTTTTCTGAAGCCTTGCAAAAAATGAACGGAAAACTTTTTCCGTTCGGTTTTTTACGATTACTAAATGCAAGAAAGCATTCTAAAGACGTTACTTTTTATTTAATAGGTGTACATCCAGACTATCAAAATAAAGGAGTAACTGCTGTAATTTTTGATCAATATGCTACAACTTTTAAAGAAAAAGGTATTGTTAATTGTATTAGAACACCTGAGTTAGAAGATAATGAAGCCATCAAAAAAATATGGGAAAACTTTAACCCCATCACTCACAAGCGCAGAAGAACTTACAGAAAAAATATCGTTTAA
- a CDS encoding YfhO family protein, producing MKPKKILPYVIAIVLFIVASLLYFHPVLKGQKLSQSDITQFTGMAKEIVDYRAENDSEPYWTGASFSGMPAYQISAYYPYDFVRSLDKLLRFLPRPADYTFLYFLSFFILMLALKVKWRLAILGALAFGFSTYLIIIFIPGHNSKAHAIAYMPLILAGVLLVFRRKFVLGFIVTGLAMALEIFANHIQMTYYLGFCLLILGIVELIHAIKEDKLSTFIKQAAVIIAAVILGIGANAPRLMAMKEYTDYSTRGKSELTINADGSKKVEKQGLDKNYITQYSYAKLETFNLFIPRYMGGGTVEELGNDSNFYQLIEKTAGKKVANDYSKSVLTYWGDQPIIEAPAYIGAVIFFLFFLGIFLVKGKLKQWLIAATVFSILLSWGRNFEILTNIFIDYVPLYNKFRAVSSIQIIAELCVPILGVLALKQFFSKEVSNKEKKKALENAFFTFAGLIVFGYLLAQSFSTFEGLRDSNYNELPGLIDAVIADRKSMLLVDSIRSIIFVILTAGILRFTLKDKLKKQYAIIALVVFILVDLLSVDKRYVNESDFKSSRKVEKPFIATNADKQILKDTSHYRVANFTIDPMQDGSTSYFHQSIGGYHAAKMGRYKELFDYQIAKNNMRVLNMLNTKYFIVANQNNQPQAQLNQDAFGNAWFVNNVVLVDSADKEMNALDTLNTKTAAVIDRSKLEESNSFNFEKDSTANISLESYDVTKLTYNSKTQKEQFAVFSEIYYKDGWNAYVDGELTPHYRVNYVLRGMIIPAGEHQIVFKFEPKVIQKGSLVSLISYGLLIAITIGWLFYDDRKKKKTTLNVQ from the coding sequence TTGAAACCAAAAAAGATTTTACCATACGTTATTGCAATTGTATTATTCATAGTTGCTTCTCTATTATATTTTCATCCTGTTTTAAAAGGACAAAAATTATCGCAATCAGATATTACTCAGTTTACAGGTATGGCTAAGGAGATTGTAGATTATAGAGCAGAAAATGATTCTGAACCTTATTGGACAGGAGCTTCTTTTAGTGGAATGCCTGCTTATCAAATTAGTGCCTATTATCCATATGATTTTGTAAGATCGTTAGATAAACTTTTACGTTTTTTACCAAGACCAGCAGATTATACATTTTTGTATTTTTTGAGCTTTTTTATTCTAATGCTGGCTCTAAAGGTAAAATGGAGATTGGCAATTCTAGGAGCATTAGCCTTTGGCTTTTCAACGTATTTGATAATCATTTTTATTCCTGGTCATAATTCTAAAGCTCATGCAATTGCATATATGCCATTAATATTAGCAGGTGTTTTACTTGTTTTTAGGCGAAAATTTGTGCTAGGTTTTATTGTTACTGGTTTAGCTATGGCTTTAGAAATTTTTGCAAACCATATACAAATGACCTATTATTTAGGATTCTGTTTGCTAATTCTGGGAATTGTAGAATTAATTCATGCCATTAAAGAAGATAAATTATCAACGTTTATTAAACAGGCTGCAGTTATTATAGCTGCTGTTATTTTAGGTATTGGTGCAAATGCTCCAAGACTTATGGCAATGAAAGAGTATACCGATTATAGTACAAGAGGAAAATCTGAATTAACAATAAATGCAGACGGTTCTAAAAAAGTAGAAAAACAAGGTTTAGATAAAAACTATATTACACAATACAGCTATGCAAAATTAGAAACTTTCAATTTGTTTATTCCAAGATATATGGGTGGAGGAACAGTAGAAGAGTTGGGAAACGATTCTAATTTTTATCAATTAATTGAAAAAACAGCTGGTAAAAAAGTTGCTAATGACTATTCAAAATCAGTATTAACTTATTGGGGAGATCAACCTATAATAGAAGCTCCAGCTTACATAGGCGCAGTTATTTTCTTTTTGTTTTTCCTAGGAATTTTCTTGGTAAAGGGTAAGCTAAAACAATGGTTAATTGCAGCTACAGTATTTTCTATTTTATTAAGTTGGGGTAGAAATTTTGAAATTTTAACTAATATTTTTATTGATTATGTTCCCCTATATAACAAATTTAGGGCAGTGTCATCCATACAAATAATAGCAGAGTTATGTGTGCCAATTTTAGGAGTTTTAGCATTAAAACAGTTCTTTTCAAAAGAAGTTTCCAATAAAGAAAAAAAGAAAGCTTTAGAGAATGCATTCTTCACATTTGCAGGTTTAATTGTCTTTGGTTATTTGTTGGCTCAGAGTTTTTCAACTTTTGAAGGATTAAGAGATTCTAATTATAATGAGTTGCCAGGTTTAATTGATGCGGTCATCGCAGATAGAAAATCTATGTTGTTGGTAGATTCTATTAGATCGATCATATTTGTAATATTAACAGCGGGTATTTTAAGGTTTACTTTGAAAGATAAATTGAAAAAACAGTATGCAATAATTGCATTAGTTGTATTTATTTTGGTTGATTTACTTTCTGTAGACAAACGATATGTAAATGAATCTGATTTTAAGTCTTCTAGAAAGGTAGAAAAGCCATTTATAGCTACAAATGCAGATAAACAGATACTAAAAGATACATCTCATTATAGGGTGGCAAACTTTACTATAGACCCAATGCAAGATGGTTCAACCTCTTATTTTCATCAATCAATTGGAGGGTATCATGCAGCAAAAATGGGTAGGTATAAAGAATTGTTCGATTACCAAATAGCAAAGAATAATATGCGTGTTTTAAATATGTTAAACACTAAATATTTTATTGTTGCCAATCAAAATAATCAACCACAAGCTCAATTAAATCAAGACGCTTTTGGTAATGCTTGGTTTGTAAATAACGTAGTTCTTGTAGATTCTGCAGATAAAGAAATGAATGCTTTAGATACTTTAAATACAAAAACTGCTGCAGTTATAGATCGAAGTAAATTAGAGGAAAGTAATTCGTTTAACTTTGAAAAAGATTCAACAGCTAATATTTCTTTAGAAAGTTATGATGTTACAAAGCTGACTTACAATTCAAAAACACAAAAAGAACAGTTTGCAGTTTTTTCTGAAATTTATTATAAAGATGGCTGGAATGCTTATGTTGATGGAGAATTAACACCACATTACAGAGTAAATTACGTTTTAAGAGGAATGATAATTCCTGCAGGTGAGCATCAAATTGTATTTAAGTTCGAACCTAAAGTAATTCAAAAAGGAAGCTTGGTTTCTTTAATTTCTTATGGATTGTTAATTGCAATTACGATTGGTTGGTTATTTTATGATGATCGTAAAAAGAAAAAAACGACTTTAAATGTACAGTAA